The following nucleotide sequence is from Aedes aegypti strain LVP_AGWG chromosome 3, AaegL5.0 Primary Assembly, whole genome shotgun sequence.
CAgcaaattcgaaaactggtccTATTTCGACTCGGTGTACTACTGCTTCATTACACTTACGACTATTGGCTTTGGGGACATGGTTGCCTTGCAGAAGGATAACGCACTCAACCAGAAACCGGAGTACGTGGCGTTTGCGTTGATCTTTATTCTATTTGGCCTTGCAGTGGTCGCTGCCTCATTGAATCTCTTGGTGCTTCGCTTCGTCACCATGAACACTGAGGATGAAAAACGGGACGAGGCGCAGGCTATTCAGGTAACTAATCTTCCCCGCATTTATATCTACCAAACTTATGAATATTTGAAAACCCCTCCAGGCTCTGCAAATCGCTGTCAAACTGGACGGGGACATCATTACCGGCAACTCGAGCGACACAGATCGCCGGTGCTACGAGCGGATATCCGTGTCGGGACCAAGTCGACCCAACTGCGGCACGTGTCCGCGGAAGTTCGACCAGCCGGATACGAGCATCGGGTACATCATGGACGCCAGCTACCGCTATCCGTTGGTGGACTGTGAGATGGCCGAGCTGCGATCGCCCAATACGCCGCGCTACAACGTGTACGAGATGGAAACGGACGACGAGGGTGGATTGATACCGCCGTTGCGCTACGATTTCCAACCCAGCCGCGGAAGAGCGTCGGTCTAGAGGCGGTGTTAGAATAGGACAGTAGGTATCATCATCGAAGGCCagatgccaagaaaaaaaaaatcgaacgtgTGTAGATTATGGTACAGTAAGTTATGTAATTTTTTGGGtctaaatttttaaaagaatacaAATGTCGAATTTTAGAATTAGTGGATTGGGAGCAATCGGGTTGAATAATAAAACATGGAAAAATCAGCAACTTCTCGTTTATTATTCAGTgttttttatcttcttcttctaggcattaacgtcctcactggaacagagcctgtttctcagcgtagtgttcttatgagcacttccacagttatcaactgagagcttcctttgccaatgttgccattttcgcattcgtatatcgtgtggcaggtacgattatactctatgcccatggaagtgaaggaaattttcattacgaatgatcctggaccgaccgggaatcgatcccAGACAATTTCAGCCTTGCTTTGcttagccgcggactctaaccactcggctaaggaagcccactgtgttttttttatatattttgtaaaTGGTTTGAATGGATACtacagtcatacctcgatataGCGTTTTTTCCTCAATATAACGTAATTATTGttatacttttttattttcaatttcagtttattttcatttaaaaaatattcattagGATTCAACCCCCTCCATTGCCAAGTCAGAGCAATGAAATGCCAGATCATAACATAAGTGGGTACAGTCATAAATTGATGTCTACTGTTATCCACTTCAGTGTTCTGTAAGATTTGTCGTATTTATAtatcaacagatttttttttgccaaaggaTCCTTTGCATTCGAACTTATAGCATATGGCAAAAACGTTGATACGTgcccattagagtgatgcaaattttgaaattttggctcccctatgcttaaacgattttatttatggtaaatagcatccacccaaagtttgaagcgattcggaagaaatttgactgtgctcacgccatttgaagtttatatcgaaattactatgacaaatgacaaccttttgtgtttagccctctatctcttcgtcataatattttatggaaaagtaaacaaacttttctaatgtgaaatcctctcagctacaactttgccgaagaccacttttagattggacgtcaggataaattgtttttcatcatcataaagtttaCATGCAAATTAACTTGTTTAACATGTTTCACTAACTGttgtgctcctggcgggaagaatatgTCAAAGTAATctaggctactatgttctacagcaaaaaagcagtgttgatctgaaagtaattgaatgatcatctcagcattatatagactttgttatcaataataacaaattatccttacgtcccatcaaaatgtgatcttcggcagttgtagctgggaagttttcacattaGATGACtgtgttcactttttcatagattaatatgacgagcagttagaggactaaacgcaaaaggtttgcctttttcatagcaatttccatataaacttcaaaagcgtgtgcacaaccaaatttcttccgaatcactttatattttgggaggatcattttcatcataattgacatcgtttaagcataggggagcaaaaacttcaaaatttgtatcAGTCTAGTCCCCATGCGAATCCCGAACTTTCCATTGCCAAAATATTGGATTGAACCAAGATTAGACCGGTGTGCCACTGCACCACGCCGACGCTAATTGTGTATTTTCACACCGATAAATGATTCAATCCGGGAAATTTgataacatttttccaaaaaaatatgtttgtggtttttgtcagcatcttctttTGTGGAAATCTTTACGATATCAGTATCACTTAATCGGATTTtcttcacatatttttttaattcagttCAAGTTTTTACATAACGCATCACACATGGAAAAAATATAtagataataagtttgtatttTGAAGTGTTTTGAAAGTAGACTGACAAAATCGCGTAATCtatgtaaggtaccgtggggtaagtggatacagaaaaatcaatagttaacttcattgttatgtaccgCTAACGTGAATTatgtaactcaaacttttttttgtggataacaaataagggactattatacttcaaatcgtcatttatctcgatttttctgattgttatgtattgagtatgagagacttaaaaatttgcgccaaatgatccacttgccccaccatgctGGGGTAAGTGGAAtaccattaaaaaaatctggtctggaaacaaatgtagtgtgattatgtttaataagaataatattaccctcgttcttgttattagtgctagtaatgttacatttcaaaactttaaaattaaaaagtatctttatttaatcaaaataaaataaaaagtatgAATATATTAGTttataataatttgaaaaaaaaaaaaacattgaaactagaaaaaattggagaaaattcatccatttatacgcataagttatacagaagtattgtaggattattcctaacgatattttcgaaaaacactcttcgtttaaaaatattagttacatttacttttgaataacaaactgaaatccttctatttaatttctggataaatatgtatcatctgtctagaataatttatatggtcaaataaggtacgatactatgctttcaattggaaaattagtatattttgctcttttacaactcagcttagataaaccacgaaaagtttcgtgtaaattttgaaattattattctttttatattttttttataccagaaaggttaaaaagcTTTTAGGaggattaattcaaattatctatggtcaatttgacaaattcaagctgggaatggaacaaaataaaggaaaacaacatttgcggatattaaagcttattaaaattctcgtaagtagtctgccaataaatgataattattgttgATCCATTTACCCCacccccattaaaaagtaggggtaagtgtaccatgtccaatatatttgtatttatttatatttttcattgtgattcattcaattagaactgaaatgctcaccatgtgtcgaaaaaaataatagaattcgattttagacagagatacaatgggtttttgattgatggaaaacaattttgaaatcaattaatttttgcatctaacaagtttgcttgtgagcaattctcgctgaaaccaggccgccatcggcacccattgttagaattccaattttatgtcactgatcgctagttttcgataaaaacttaagggtggccctttcggttttctcaaattggtagacccctcgtacgccagctagctaaacagtttgcgaaaaagcccattttttgataaatattgggTATTTCTTGAcatgatatgtctcatatttcgcttggaacacatagcaaacttagtggcgtcgtatagagaaaggatatagctttcatttgaagttaaaaaaaatttggccattttgaattttgttagaaagatcggtttttcaccattagcgcaccgctcgttttgaattctgagaccaccatcagaaagctgaggaaaaattgcgttaGATAGGCTatagaaactaggtgagcaatggtatttaccctatgaaatgaacgattttctaaatcatgttctacgattttgacgtatatggcgagtgcaatcaatgcaaacataattttttgtacaacaaagaaacaatttttcaatcgttggtgtattattcgagtcagatgaagaataggaatattattttgagtgaaaaaatctggcggccatcttggattttgacgccattttggttttaagtagtagaatgagttttcaccttgttagcactcaacatgttgaatttagaggctaccaataaaaacaaggttaaGTATAcccttcttcttattattcttcattttcctgacgttacgtccctaacGGAACCGAGCTTGATACTCAACTTTATTGATTATAAATGCgattattaaataggaattttcttttgagggattccacggaggcatgcaagtcgattctgatcgaccatttcaaaaatatctgaaactttgcacagtttttcagttccatctaaatcgtcatttttcgatatcaaatcttcaagttgagtcacgactaacttttcaaaagggtgtatgtgaaaatggttcaaaaatattcaaaaagctgcacagcaaaaacggttcgttcgattgttagacaactaaagaaacaaagttagacaactaaataaagattccaaaaaaaatacacacagtaaaaaaattttttttttgcattaaaaaacatcatttttgtcacaaaaactcaaatcggaataccaacgtaattttttgagggaaaacggtccattatattatctatctaccataaaaagccatggtgatggtaagccaataaacaaaaaagttatgacatttcaaagatttcacaaatttgacacttagtgaaattttttttttcattgttaatttttttaggaccgcagtttgttgctgaattttttgttaagggtaccacatgaggttaacaagttgttttcatgatattttatttaattattcataactattcataatttattcatatctattagaaagttagacgcgatccagtgtcatattttttattgtacgtaactgaagaaaaattctctcaatagtgttgaaaccttttgataaaagaaacctataagaaatctaatattgaagacaaaagctacaaacaaagttttctatacaggtatacgactagtttacctgcaaaaagtttacctcgtagagaacaaggcgggtctatacccaggtgatctagtatacgtaaagcaggtcggttttctcggcgctggttttctccacaaagttaaaatctgattacacctgggtatagacccgccttggtagagaatagactttgttaatcatatttgggagaaagcgagtaacttcaacaacatcaaaaacatgataggtacataccatgaacatactcacgaaaaagctaaaaatatactaccactatggttatacaagatttaattgtaaaatttttcttcagtcaagcaaacgacaccaaactagtcagtaaaaacttaaaagtgattttgtttattaaaatctaacgagcaacatgagtagtcgctttctcaactgttgcaggccgtttgcagaaaaaaaagtgttcgaaagagctacgaaatctcaccgaaagcaccatagataaactgaaagcggctggttatgctccaatgtctacattgaatacaaatttacgcatttgtacgtcctgccgtttaaacgttgacaaacgggcaatctgtacatcatcggtggatcaggttgcaggaagttcgaaaacaacaacaactgaggaattactagatgcaccgacaacaactgaggatttaccagaagtaccaagtgcagatagtcttgccacggtaccatcagcgacatctgtttcaacaaatcaatcagaagatgagtgcatccagaaggtcaacatcgaacgcttcaacgaagggatagctggaataaaagtgactccgattaaatggacgaagatgggttacgtcaattatcccgagaaaaaataccgtgaaatcaacgaagctgtacgaagaaacatcttcaaattaggacctgaggatgtggaaaatacagactacgatgaggtaattatgaatatgaaggaaaggttctcgaatctagccacgacaaggaaagaaaaattattgattttgtcgatgctgccaagctcgtggtctattcaagacgccattgatgagttcaaaaccaatagaaatacagcaaaagaggcaaaacaattcaaaaataactgtcttgcaaccaaaaatgctaggtcgagtacttcattaacagatgagacaaaagaaaaaatagttcaatattttgaagacgatgaagtaagtagagctatgcctggccaaaaatattatgtatctgtaaaaaaagatggaaagcgtcaagcaatccaaaaacgattaatgatgactactttgaaagaagcgtatacacgcttcaaggaaattaacgaaaatattaaggtaggtttttcctcatttgcaagccttcgtccaaggcaatgcaagcttctatccaattcaggaacacataatgtttgtgtgtgcacaacacacgaaaatattaacctaatcttacatagtttgaaaagaatcaatttatcaaaggatattaaaatgttaactggtagtcttttgtgtaaaaatacaacatcaaattgctatctacgatcttgttcggattgtccagattcttcatcattggaaaatactttattcgctgagtttgaagaaaattatattgatcagttatcatttgagcaatgggtgaccacggataggtgtgacctagaaactattgtaaaacctgtagatgagtttgtgtcatttttttgcttgaaattagaaagtttaattcctcacgactttattaaaacagagcaatcccgctttttaaaaaatacgaaaaatacattacaagatggtgaatttttagtcatttgtgatttttctgaaaactatagctttgtattgcaagatgaagtgcagtcccatcactggaacgtacaacaagctacaattcattcattcgttatttatttcaatggaagtacgcaaattgaacattttagttttattgtaatttccgaagatttaagacacgactcagtatctgtaaatttgttcattgccaaaatgattaactttttacgcgttgataaggataaagaaatcagaaagatatatttcatgtctgatggagcagcatcgcagtacgaaaaccgtaagaattttatgagcctatgtcaatttaaatcaaagtacggaattgatgcagaatggcatttctttgctacgtcacatggcaaaggtccttgtgatgctattggaggaaccataaagcgcatggccacaagagcaagtttagccaaagaacgtgagcatccaattaaaactgcaaaaggactatttgattgggcgaatcgcagaaaagaagaagatttaacaaaattatcattttgttttactactactgaagagtacgaattaccggcatcagagctcagcgagctatattataacgcgaaaacgatccaaggaacccaaaaatttcactgtttcattccattgtcagaaaataaaattaaagcaaaactatactcgaactgtactgataatgatgcaaaagtgttcgatattgtaaaaaattgaataacaataaataaataaataagtattaataaaatgttttcatgatctcataacgcatacccaaatccaaaacttttaaagtttatatataacatttagaaactcatcgatcatactctaaaaaaaatatcctggtaaaaaaaaattttattttcgtgtaatctgttaattcattttaatttatacatatatacatattagagtggttcaaaaaatcgtttttgctccacaccgctcattcgattctacatcaaattctgaatgtcctcccaaaatttgagctcatttggatgaaaactgagactgcacaagccctttagagtttgtatgggaattactatgagaaaagcaaccaattcattcaatcggtcatagtgtttgcccatgtgctcttggggattagagctacgttgatactgtgagatacattcatcagctacaactttgccgaagaccgttttcaaatcggacgcctcagtaattagttaagttagggttttgagatatttgagtttttgtgtcaaaaattatgttttttaatgcaaaaaaaattttttttttactgtgtgtattttttttggaatctttatttagttgtctaactttgtttctttagttgtctaacaatcgaacgaaccgtttttgctgtgcagctttttgaatatttttgaaccattttcacatacacccttttgaaaagttagtcgtgactcaacttgaagatttgatatcggaaaatgacgatttagatggaactggaaaactgtgcaaagtttcagctcaatagaaaaaaatgaattaaaaaatttaccaaattttggtgctgttgcttggaatcactcttttataatgcgatttttCACAGCAGAATTTTCTCCGACATGTCTTACAATTCAGTTAtaatgattaaataaatttaatgaataaataCCGTTCAAAAACaatgattgaaataaaaatttttttttccatatgcatttttgtCATTGAATTAAGTTTTCAAATTGCTCGTTGGGACATTAGTAtgttttgtggtaatatctgtagttttaacgtaaaacattgccaAAAGTGCATAATTGAAGAATGGAAagaaccacccttaagttttatcgaaaactggcgatcaatgacataaaattggaattctaacgatgggtgccgatggcggcctggtttcagcgagaattgctcttgtgttagtgtacgtgtagtaccagttttgcaatagtatcagtatggataagaatataacctgtaacgaagcaatggtgctaaaacaagtatttatgctttataatgacaaatgatccacttaccccactgatacacttcccccactgtaccttatttaagttttattttggtAATTCGTACAGAAATGATTTCAATGATTTGTCTATAAATTTATCTAGAAATATCTACATACATTCTTACAtgaacgattctaccccattaccccgaattccattaccacaactgccattatcccgaatgccattaacccgaacgccattaccccgagtTCCAAAACCACGAACAGGCCATCACCCcaaatgacattaccccgaattcgaTTGTCATGGGGAagtgtcatcaatatcatcatgataaaataattgtaaattcggggaaataatATTCGGGGTGATGTAATTCATGGTGATAATATTCGGGgggaatggcattcggggtaatggggtagacaCTATCGAACATCTTTGAAAGGATTGTTCATGTATTCCTTCAGCGCAACCTTGCAATACTTTCTTCGAattttcctccaaatatttcctTAAGGTTTTTGAAAGATGCCTGGGCCAGCGTGCTCTACAAAATCTTATTATTTGAATAAAACCACTAAGAAATGCTCATTCTTTGATAACagaacaaaagttgaaaaaattaaaaaatatatattgctTTGATAGGGCAAATGTGCCATTGATCCTGAtactgtttctgttcgggatgtaACACTGCAATCATTTTTATCGATCTTGTGGTATGCCCGTGTCCTTTGTTCAGTGCATGtcattctactccattactattgagaaataatgaccCAGGTAACATAAGAAGCTTgataacagtttattcaactGAATAGAGGCATTGTGAACAGCATTTTAGATTAATAAGCTGTTACACAGCTACCAAAGTTACTTGGGGAAGTAGTCggttttttatacaattatcattctttaccattttgcattgagactctttagaaaaagataccgctatttatatcTTTTGGAGGAAACATTTTGTTATCATTGAACTCTCAAACGCGTGCCCTCCATTTAGGTTCGGCCACTTaactggttgaatgatactgatttttaccatgcatcggtactctagcgtttCCAATTATTGCTTtcacttataaggttcaaagtcgtatttcgtaactgtgaacaggttccATCGCATAAGCCATTTAGATTCATTGAAACAAGAAGCTTATTTCAGAAGGttggaggtctgctactccactgattcggaatcgttcaCTTcctagataacgaaaaataagcACTTTATCTCGAAAAGAACTTGTCAGATGCTAATTAAGTcaagtgggcttcgtagccgtgcggttagtgtcaccaaggcacttagccgcatcgtgctagggagtgtgggttcgattcccgcctcagaccgaaaaacttttcgagaggaatgtttttcgACTGTGTCACTGGGcgtgcatgctagtccgttgtctagtgtggtgtttccttcaaagggcaaatagcccactggaagtattaacgtgtagtgtcttttttcTTACTCCTCATCAACTAgaacaaataggtgggtcttagtggcttgttactctcttataatTTTCCGATCGTACAATAtggtagggtttcaatgctagtaatgaaCCCTTTAGTAGTTGAAATTCATTCTCAACGCTTTtacgcaatgatatctcagacgcatatacgttttgtggagtgtAAGACTCAAA
It contains:
- the LOC5580215 gene encoding two pore potassium channel protein sup-9 isoform X1, encoding MKKQNVRTISLIVCTFTYLLIGAAVFDALESETEKKRWKALSAIENVLISRYNISAEDFKVIETVIMKSEPHKAGQQWKFSGAFYYATTVLTTIGYGHSTPSTVSGKIFTMCYAAIGIPLGLVMFQSIGERVNRLSSVIVHAVKTSFNCKKAIASEVDLILVVTTLSSLTIAGGAAAFSKFENWSYFDSVYYCFITLTTIGFGDMVALQKDNALNQKPEYVAFALIFILFGLAVVAASLNLLVLRFVTMNTEDEKRDEAQAIQALQIAVKLDGDIITGNSSDTDRRCYERISVSGPSRPNCGTCPRKFDQPDTSIGYIMDASYRYPLVDCEMAELRSPNTPRYNVYEMETDDEGGLIPPLRYDFQPSRGRASV
- the LOC5580215 gene encoding two pore potassium channel protein sup-9 isoform X2, encoding MPSSRKRRRSVGRPLVLIYFCSINYRIASIENVLISRYNISAEDFKVIETVIMKSEPHKAGQQWKFSGAFYYATTVLTTIGYGHSTPSTVSGKIFTMCYAAIGIPLGLVMFQSIGERVNRLSSVIVHAVKTSFNCKKAIASEVDLILVVTTLSSLTIAGGAAAFSKFENWSYFDSVYYCFITLTTIGFGDMVALQKDNALNQKPEYVAFALIFILFGLAVVAASLNLLVLRFVTMNTEDEKRDEAQAIQALQIAVKLDGDIITGNSSDTDRRCYERISVSGPSRPNCGTCPRKFDQPDTSIGYIMDASYRYPLVDCEMAELRSPNTPRYNVYEMETDDEGGLIPPLRYDFQPSRGRASV
- the LOC5580215 gene encoding two pore potassium channel protein sup-9 isoform X3; the encoded protein is MKSEPHKAGQQWKFSGAFYYATTVLTTIGYGHSTPSTVSGKIFTMCYAAIGIPLGLVMFQSIGERVNRLSSVIVHAVKTSFNCKKAIASEVDLILVVTTLSSLTIAGGAAAFSKFENWSYFDSVYYCFITLTTIGFGDMVALQKDNALNQKPEYVAFALIFILFGLAVVAASLNLLVLRFVTMNTEDEKRDEAQAIQALQIAVKLDGDIITGNSSDTDRRCYERISVSGPSRPNCGTCPRKFDQPDTSIGYIMDASYRYPLVDCEMAELRSPNTPRYNVYEMETDDEGGLIPPLRYDFQPSRGRASV